From Variimorphobacter saccharofermentans, one genomic window encodes:
- a CDS encoding calcium-translocating P-type ATPase, PMCA-type, whose protein sequence is MQWHCLSKEEVLKKLKVLPDSGLSEKEAFARQQAYGKNILEAKKGKSLLVRFFAQFADFMILILILAAIISFIVSYFDGEPDFVDPVIILCIITVNASLGVLQEARAEKALEALKKMSAPTAHVLRDKHVLVIDSSELVPGDIILLETGCFVPADGRLLSSVNLRVEEASLTGESHPVEKNAEVILKPDTGLGDRINMVLATSTVTYGRGLAVVTETGMNTQVGHIAKLIMEDETPMTPLQKRLAKTGKILGIAALVICAVIFIMGIIKQLPIFDMFMTSVSLAVAAIPEGLPAIVTIMLSLGVQRMAKKNSVIRKLPAVETLGSATVICSDKTGTLTQNIMTVTEICSLNGTEKMNSDFGTFLLSHAALCNDAILQEGNNINVSGEPTEKALVLAAYHHGSNKNILDTSYQRVHEIPFDSARKLMTTVHKSKDHTYRSITKGAFDFMINRCTTVYQNGKHLPITNKEKNRLIALNNSMTEKALRVIAIAYKNISRDKVKASSSELENGLTFIGLIGMIDPPREEVKDAVRLCRQAGIKPVMITGDHVLTAKAIAKELGILANGDEAITGDVLQRMSNEELSDNIYRYSVFARVSPEHKVRIVKAFQSRGEVVAMTGDGVNDAPALKTADIGCAMGITGTDVAKNAADMILTDDNFATIVSAVKEGRGIYDNIKKAVHFLLSSNIGEILTIFVAIILGLPTPLIAVQLLWVNLVTDSLPAISLGVEPTAKDIMKKKPVSPSKGLFADGLAIRIIIEGIMIGSLALLAFVIGYYYYDLPTIQRSFAEQNISNALPGVYTPWVGRTMAFAVLSLSQLFHSFNMRSEYSLASIGLFSNRKLVYSFLICAFLQVSVITIPPLAKVFQVVPLSFRQWAITLLLSMAPIVIVEFQKILNARYHPQKNFSLEI, encoded by the coding sequence ATGCAGTGGCATTGTCTTTCAAAAGAAGAAGTACTAAAAAAATTAAAAGTATTGCCAGATTCCGGATTGTCAGAAAAGGAAGCATTCGCGAGGCAGCAAGCTTATGGCAAGAACATTCTCGAAGCAAAGAAAGGCAAAAGTCTTTTGGTAAGGTTTTTTGCTCAATTTGCTGATTTTATGATACTGATTCTTATACTAGCAGCAATTATTTCATTTATCGTGTCCTATTTTGATGGAGAACCGGATTTTGTTGATCCCGTTATCATCCTTTGTATTATAACTGTAAATGCATCCCTGGGTGTGCTTCAAGAAGCGCGTGCCGAGAAAGCTCTGGAAGCTTTAAAGAAAATGTCTGCTCCTACGGCACATGTGCTTCGTGATAAGCATGTACTAGTTATCGATTCCTCCGAATTAGTACCTGGTGATATTATCCTGTTGGAAACCGGCTGCTTTGTCCCCGCTGATGGACGATTGCTTTCCTCTGTAAATCTAAGAGTGGAGGAGGCTTCATTAACAGGGGAATCCCATCCTGTAGAAAAAAACGCTGAGGTTATCTTAAAACCAGATACCGGCCTTGGTGATCGTATTAATATGGTTCTAGCTACCAGTACCGTTACCTATGGCAGGGGGCTCGCTGTAGTGACCGAAACCGGAATGAACACACAGGTAGGTCATATTGCAAAGCTTATCATGGAGGATGAAACACCCATGACTCCCTTACAGAAGCGACTGGCAAAAACCGGTAAAATATTAGGAATCGCTGCACTAGTAATCTGTGCAGTAATTTTCATTATGGGAATCATCAAGCAGCTACCAATCTTCGATATGTTTATGACCTCCGTCAGTCTCGCCGTTGCTGCCATCCCCGAAGGATTACCTGCTATCGTGACAATTATGCTATCCCTAGGTGTACAACGAATGGCCAAAAAGAATTCTGTTATTCGAAAGCTTCCGGCAGTAGAAACACTTGGTAGTGCTACCGTAATCTGCTCCGACAAAACAGGCACCTTGACTCAGAATATCATGACGGTAACAGAAATCTGCTCCCTCAATGGAACAGAAAAAATGAATAGTGATTTCGGAACGTTTTTACTCTCCCATGCTGCACTATGTAATGATGCTATACTACAGGAAGGAAATAATATCAATGTGTCTGGTGAGCCCACTGAAAAAGCTTTGGTACTGGCTGCCTATCATCATGGTTCTAATAAAAATATACTTGATACCTCATATCAAAGAGTGCACGAAATACCATTTGATTCTGCAAGAAAGCTTATGACTACCGTTCATAAGTCAAAAGACCATACCTATCGAAGCATTACAAAGGGCGCCTTCGATTTTATGATAAACCGATGCACCACTGTATACCAGAACGGAAAACATCTTCCAATTACCAATAAGGAAAAGAACCGACTGATTGCCTTAAATAACTCGATGACGGAAAAAGCATTGCGAGTAATTGCCATTGCTTACAAGAATATTAGCAGAGATAAAGTAAAAGCAAGCTCCTCCGAGCTAGAGAATGGATTAACGTTTATCGGATTAATCGGTATGATTGACCCTCCACGAGAAGAGGTTAAGGATGCTGTCAGGCTGTGTCGCCAGGCCGGTATTAAGCCTGTCATGATAACCGGTGATCATGTATTAACTGCAAAGGCGATCGCGAAGGAGCTTGGGATTCTTGCGAATGGAGATGAAGCGATAACCGGTGATGTGCTTCAAAGAATGAGTAATGAGGAGCTGTCCGATAATATTTACCGGTATAGTGTATTTGCACGAGTATCCCCTGAGCATAAAGTCCGGATTGTAAAGGCTTTTCAAAGCCGTGGTGAAGTGGTAGCCATGACTGGAGATGGAGTAAATGACGCTCCCGCCTTAAAAACGGCTGATATCGGATGTGCTATGGGTATTACCGGAACAGATGTTGCTAAGAATGCTGCTGATATGATATTAACCGACGATAATTTTGCAACCATTGTTTCAGCGGTAAAAGAAGGCAGGGGTATTTATGATAATATCAAAAAAGCCGTTCATTTTCTGTTATCAAGCAATATTGGTGAGATTCTTACCATCTTTGTGGCAATCATATTAGGTTTACCGACTCCCTTAATCGCAGTTCAATTATTATGGGTTAATTTAGTAACTGATTCTCTTCCTGCTATATCCCTTGGTGTAGAACCCACAGCGAAGGATATCATGAAGAAAAAGCCGGTTTCACCTAGTAAAGGGTTATTCGCAGATGGTCTAGCTATTCGTATTATCATAGAAGGAATTATGATTGGCTCATTAGCTCTTCTGGCATTTGTTATTGGATATTATTACTACGATCTTCCTACGATTCAACGTTCCTTTGCGGAACAGAACATAAGCAATGCTTTACCGGGTGTTTATACACCCTGGGTTGGAAGGACCATGGCTTTTGCAGTATTAAGCCTATCCCAGTTATTTCACTCTTTCAATATGAGAAGCGAATATTCCCTGGCTTCCATCGGTCTATTCAGCAACAGAAAACTGGTGTATTCGTTTTTAATCTGCGCCTTCCTACAGGTTAGTGTTATTACTATCCCTCCTTTAGCAAAGGTATTTCAAGTTGTACCATTATCCTTCCGTCAATGGGCTATCACCTTGCTTTTGTCCATGGCTCCAATTGTAATTGTAGAATTCCAAAAAATACTGAACGCACGATATCATCCCCAAAAGAACTTCTCTCTTGAAATCTAG